The bacterium genome has a segment encoding these proteins:
- the ung gene encoding uracil-DNA glycosylase: MSKNSIKIEESWLKVLQEEFESEYFKKLAEFVRGAYLTAKIFPPPKLVFRAFEMCPFDKVKVVILGQDPYHGLGQAHGLCFSVPENISTPPSLQNIYKEICKDVGGEIPKHGNLENWAKQGVLLLNSTLTVEAGKAGSHQGKGWEEFTDSVIKKISDEKENVVFILWGNYARKKRELIDSSKHLILEAAHPSPFSAYNGFFGCKHFSKANEYLKTNGKAEVVWV, encoded by the coding sequence ATGTCCAAAAACTCTATAAAAATAGAAGAATCGTGGCTAAAAGTTCTTCAAGAAGAATTTGAGAGCGAATATTTCAAAAAGCTCGCCGAATTCGTGCGTGGGGCATACCTGACGGCCAAAATTTTCCCTCCGCCGAAACTTGTGTTTAGAGCTTTTGAGATGTGCCCTTTTGATAAAGTGAAAGTGGTTATTTTAGGACAAGACCCATATCATGGGTTAGGCCAGGCGCACGGGCTTTGCTTCTCGGTGCCGGAAAATATTTCCACACCGCCTTCGCTTCAGAATATTTACAAGGAAATTTGCAAGGATGTCGGAGGAGAGATTCCTAAACACGGTAATTTGGAAAATTGGGCCAAACAGGGGGTGTTGCTTTTGAATTCCACTTTGACCGTTGAAGCGGGTAAAGCCGGCTCGCATCAAGGAAAGGGTTGGGAAGAGTTTACGGACAGTGTCATAAAAAAAATTTCGGACGAGAAAGAGAATGTCGTTTTCATTCTTTGGGGCAACTATGCGCGTAAGAAAAGAGAATTGATTGACAGTTCCAAACATTTGATTTTAGAGGCAGCGCATCCTTCGCCTTTTTCCGCTTATAACGGCTTTTTCGGCTGTAAGCATTTCAGTAAAGCCAACGAGTATTTGAAGACGAACGGAAAAGCGGAGGTTGTGTGGGTATAG